The genomic interval AAGGAcattgcaaaaagtattgaataaaagggtatgattaattgtgagcaatgtgtattagagaaaaatatttctttcataatgagattttctccccatttaaaattcttattctCCAATGAAAGGTTGgatttttgtagatttttaaaataaaagatcaaaaggattaacaatgcagatttattttcatagccttctttggtcatatttaccaagggtatgAATCATTTTGAGcacaactgtgtgtgtatatctatctatctatctagagagagagagagagagagagagagagattttagtcatttatacatttctttttctttcaatttgTCAGTTTTGTAGTTTcagttcattcatgtttaattgaaatgaatgttaatacaacaataaaaatagattttgtACTTTTGTAAGGATGTAACTGAACAATAATcattcaaaatcatttaaagtTGACAATGTgctaaaatagttattttatctTCCAAACATTTCCATATCGGTGCATTCGTACTCTATAGAATTAAAAGACGTAACACTCAAAGCATTGTTTTTcaactgatttttatttaaaagaggAGAAACAAGATCAGTTGACACTGGAGTGCAGAAGTTCATTCTCAGTATATACAGCATGAGAGATAAATATTCAGAGATTATCTGTTGGTGCATCACATCAAATGAGCTCACTGGTGCCTTGAACTCACAACTGCTCAAAACATGTCAGTATTAACTTGTAAATGCATTCAAGTGCAAGTGGCAAAGTTAACAATGCTAtcaaaaaggtaaataaaaaaaaacactgtaccataaaaaaaagtgtctcttgcatttcattcatattttcaGGAATATGACATGGTCACCAATGGTAATATTGTTATCTTCTGGGAGCCACAATAGGGAGTAAATCAAAACACTTCACATAAATGGTTTTGTTCGCATTCATTAATACCCAACAGAATCGTTTTTCTCTTTTCTAGGTGGTGCACTATGATTGTCAGTTGAAGGGAGGCAACTTCTCAAAACACAGCACACACTCAAACAAATACGTTTCTTActggcaaacaaacacacactcactcactcactctctctcgcACACTAACTTACGAGCATCACTATCATGCCAGTCCTGGAATATCAATCCTATCATTTCCTTCCAGTGTGAATCGCACATGCCCAATACAAATCCTCCACTCCACTCCTACACTGCTCTCTACGGAGCACTTAAGCGCTAACACTATAAATGGAATATCCGAGAACAGCAGAACATGTCAGATCATTGAATCCGATATTGAACAGCttctcagaaaaaaatctttttttttcactccaTTATTTAAAATTCCACATGCACCATGCTCTATGAGCACTAGGAGGCGCTCAGGAGTTACATTCAGTTGTGGACTATATATTGAAATCAATATGGAGGGTATTTTTTTCCCTATCAGTAGCAATGACCAGTTCACCACGTCAGTGCATCTCCTCTATAGTTAAGGCACAATAATGTCCTTTTTGTAGTGTTTTCCCCTTTAATGAGTTGACCTGTAGTGGTCTAGGGTAGTTTTGGGGATTTCCCTTGTACAAATGTGCAGCTCATGTGTACTCAGATTTGCGGATGTAGTTGGATGGGACGTAACCCCTCCGTCCTCCTGCCTCCCCCAGCCACCACTCCTGGTTGCCATTCATGTCCTGGAACTCAAGGATTCGGACCCGCTGATTGGCTGAAATGCTGAGCTCATTTGCACACCGTGCACTGAAGGAGTAAAGAGCGTAATATATCTGGAAAATAAACATGAGGTaggaaaataaatttaaaataaacagttttattttaaacagttttatttaattttattatacattaaatgttttttaaaatttttttgtattttttataattttatgattaattattattatgtataatgtatatacAAAACTGTTGATGAacatcaaatgtatttaaagggttagttcacccaaaaatgaaaataatgtcatttattactcaccctcatgtcgttccaagaccttcgttcatcttgggaacacaaattaagatatttttgataaaatccgatggctcggtgaggcctgcatagccagcaataacactccctttttcaatgcacacaaagctactaaagacgtatttaaaacagttcatgtgactacagtggttcaatcttaattttataaagcgactagaatactttttgtgcgccaaaaataacaaaatagcgactttattcaacaatatctagtgatgggcgttttcaaaacactgtttcttgaagcttcaaagctttacaaatcatttgtttcgaataaGTGCTttggagcacgtatcaaactaccagagtcacgtgaactactgaagcttcaaaacacttatgatgtaacgaagccttgtttactgaaatcattttTTTGCTGCTcttaaccactgattcgaaaaaaatgattcgtaaagcttcgaagcttcctgaagcagtgttctgaaatcgcccattactagatattgtggaataaagtcactattttcaCTAAtattggtgcacaaaaagtattctctttgctttataatattaaagttgaaccactgtagtcacatgaactgtttcagatatgttttagtagctttatgggcattgaaaacgagagtgttattgctggcgatgcaggcctcaccgagccatcggattttatcaaaaatatcttaatttgtgttccgaagatgaacgaaggtcttacaggtgtggaacgacatgaggttaaATTAtggaattaattacataattttcatttttggatgaattttttggatgaacctttaaaggagctatagaagattttaaagtcaacatgaaatcaaaactgaaccTATTAATATGAGGAACCATAAATGGCaagtaatataatttaattatacatttaattatatttattacatttaaaggtgcattaaaggtaaattttagcggcatctagcagtgtggccaacacaggacaaagatgtcatcaTCTGAGAcaagcagagagtagccagtcaagcaaacgcactctgtagagcagtttgtctgtttagggctactgtagaaacatgctagaaatatctcattttaaaaggtcataaaaacataatggttcattatgtaaggtctttattcaccactgaaaacatagttttattatttctgtcaatagatcctccgaaaatttacacattgcacctttaattatttaatatcattattaaaaatataacatttttaattactatacagtaaaattattaatttgtacACAACATTTTGGAAGATCAAATAGTGTAATTAAGTAGGGATGATTTTCAATTGAACATGAAGACAAAAttgaaattattaatattaaaaaaaaaaaatcaaagatgttAAGTAAAACAGTTTATGCGGGTAATGCGGTTTAATACAGTatacattaaattataatacaaacaatatttttgtaattgtaatttgtaTATTGTCGATCAACAAGTTATATACTCAAATATcttgtttcactctgaaatatgtcagattatggaagtaaaatgggttgtaaatgtcattttatgtttatttcgaAGTAAGCAATCACTGAATTCTGGAGTGATTAAGTTGTGTTTACAATACGACATACCTGGTGTCCATCAATCTCAGGCTCAGGCTCTGGATCTACATACTCCTCAGGAGGGTGCTGTGTTCTTCTCTGCTGTTCCGAATAGtctccattttgtttttgctgtgaGCTGCGCGAGTCGTGATACCTTGAAGATGATTCATATCTGGAGTTTTTAGAATTATTAATGGAGGAACAAGAATCTGTCTCAGAGAAGTCTGGGAGATCTCTGTGATTGGTTGGAGTGTTTTGATCAGAGTCTAAAGTGTCTCTGTGATTGGTGGGTTTTCGGTAGGAAGGCTCTGGGAGTTCCCTGTTATTTCGACTGGCTGTCTCTGACAGTTCTTTGAGATTGGGCGAGTTTCTGTAGGTGGGGTCAAGGGAATCCCTCTGATTGGCGGAGGAGTAGTTGGTTGAGGAAGCCTCTCTGTTTTTCCTTAGGGTGGTCTCCTGATTAGGGCGAGTGTGAGATTGGGATGGAGCTGTCGCCGTCACAGTTGAGAAGCTGACGGTCGATGTATCCTGGTTGAAAGTCAGAGTGCTGTTACTATTCTGCCGTGAGAACATGGGAGAAGAGCCACCGTAGCCAGACTCGTTTGATGATTGACTCTCAATGGAAACATCCGACTGACTCCTGCGTGGATTGTAGGGCTTTAAGAAGGAGCTGTATACAAAGCCCTTCGTaactaaagaaaaacagaaaaagaggGTGTTCAAGCCAAATGCATTTTAGAAAAAGCGTACACCCGAGTCATTCACAGATAATTCAATACAAACCTCCATTGTCTATTAGCCAGCGGTTCTGGCTGCCCATGGGGTCTTGCTGCTTGATGACACCCACTATGTCTCCCTCCAGTACAGACACATCCAGGTCCTGTGCTGCATTAAAATTTCTTTCAGCCTGGAAGAGTTTCTCTGGCCCGTATCTTGCCAGAAGCCCCGCTCGGTGCTCATCCGTCTGTAGTACATAGTTTGGCTGCAATGTCAGACAGAataagaggaaaagaaagagaggaGAATGAATAATAGACAGAATACTGcttgaataatttttttcttcatagaGGTTGACTGTGCTGCTGAAAAACAAGCctaaaccagcctaagctggttTGTTGGTCTGGCCTTCTAGACTTCTAGACTAGCTGCAAAGTAtcaaaaacatctaaaaaacTGGAAAACCAGTCAAGTCTGATCAGCTAACCACCTTGGTTAAAGCGGTTTTTAATCTTAAACATTGAAGATTTACTCTTTCCCCGTCATTATGAGACAACGCTTCCCCGCCATAGACTGAATTTTCCggctttccatgttttcactgttatatggaaGGGGGCaggcgctattacacatcttctgaaagagtataGCATCTTcggataaaaaaaaagcatgcaaaAAAGGAGCAGAAAAAAACGATAAAGCCATTACCTATGCATGTTGTAGTCTTTGGAAAAATAtcctcagctttttgttcaaaatattgctttttttatgaaacaaaaGAATGCATAAAGCTagaataaaatttttttttttttttttttttaagcagatgctctgttctttcttttgtatATAGtacatgttcagatattcatacaacaaaatattctggagGTCATGAAAGTTGATCCCAggtgaaaattatcaaaaatgctggcggtGGCTGGCAACCTTTTTAAAAAACGCTGGCAGGGAAAAAGTTAAAGGAAGAGATTTGAAACTAATTAACTTTGTTGCTAAGaaatagtgttattttagcactATTTATATAAtcttatagtatttattaatattttaaattattttgtacttttatattttcagttttcaattttattttatcttattttaatttaagttgtagtatctgtttgcttttgtcatttttattagttttaacttatttctatttagctttaaatgatttttctttcagtttagtaaatttagtacttcaacttattttatttcagttagttgacaaggcaacatttcaagtttaatttatgttaaaagttaagtgtttcatctaatattaatattttactttacctttattttaattaccaaaagagatttttaatagttaattttaaattttacacaACACTGCTAAGAAGACCTGTCTGTTTTGGATCAGGCTGCATTAGGGAAACTCACAGGGCCTTGTTGCTTCTTGGTGTTCTGCTTCTCCAGAGTCTTCTTCTCAAAAGGCTTGCGTACAGTAGTGGGAAGATTATCGGGAAAGAAACTGAAGCTCTGAAGTAAATCCAACACTCGTGTGTGCTCTTCTTGGAACAAGGACACCAGATTTCCTTCTGTGCCACCCAAACCAGATAGCTATAGGGATGTAAACATATAACAATAAGTTGAAAATAATTAAGAAGGCCGAAAACATCACAGGATTGTGAATTATGTAGATTTTGCTGAAACAATGTCCTCACCTTCAGTAGTGGTGTGAGTTCTCCCAGCGTGAGTGAAACGAAATCTCTCTGGGCTTGGGCGAAGCTCCTCACACAGCTGGTGAACAGATCTTCGGCCGCGCTGTGAAACTTGGGCAGCTCATCCAGCAGCTGGGCGTTCAGTGCTTCATAGTTATTCCTCGCCGCCTGCAGCTCCTCCTGCACGCGCTTGTCCTTCAGCCTCTCTGCACGCTCCTTACAGTTGTCGTAGTCCAGCAGCTTGTCTCTACGTTTCTGGATCAGTTTGTGGGGACCGGCGAACATACTGAGCAGCTGGTTGAGGGGAGTGATGACTAGGTCTTCTGTCCTCTCCTTCTGctcaaagacagacagacatacagactcATTTAAAAAGAGTCAAGATATAGTTCATAACAATATGACATAAAATGTGCTTCATTCAAATCAATGCCTAATGGTGGAAAACTAATATTTGAactaactaaaacaaaactagatcacaaaaaaaatatgagtAGTGTTTCCCCATGGGGAGTTTTATGCCAGTTTTGTCATCTGCAAAGCGTAAATCTAGGTCCAGATGCTTAGAAATATGTTTGAAAAAACACTaacgttaaagggatagttcacccaaaaatgaaaatcatcccatgatttatctacatcctgcatcatacatcgcttcaggggttactcatttgccAAAAGTCAACTTgagcagtatgcgtacggtcgtctggcggaagctagttattttactttataaagttttaaatatgtatatttttcttaaaaaaatctatcactttgcttcagaaggcctttattaaccccctggagccgtatggattatatttattacagatgaatacatttattttgggcttcaaaatacgccccccattcactaccattataaagcttggaagagcaaggatatttttaaatatatctcagattgtaaatactcatatacacctaggatggcttgagggtgagtaaatcatgggataattttcatttttgggtgaactatccctttaagtatgagCAATGTTAATATAGTGACCATTAAAAATGACTGACTGCTGCTTTATcagttttttacaattaaaaggTAATGTAAAGTTATTTTGGCACTCACAAACTCTGTGAACTGTTTGTCGCTGATGCATCGATGCGCTCTTTGGAAACGTTCAGGATCCATTTGCTGTTGCCGCTCTGTGTAGATGTCACAGAAACTGATGGCTGCCAGCACCTTTACTGAGGCTGACTCCTATTggatataaaaaaatgaaagcaaaattACTTCATATACCGAATTTCGATCTTGATTTTGATCAccgcacaaaacaaaaactaactAAATGAATGGAAATATATGGGAAGTTTTAAGTTTATACCCTTATATGCTGCAGATAGAGGGAGATGTTCCTGATGAAGGATTTGATGAGTCTCTCCTGCAGTCTGAATCTTTTCTCTGCTTCATCAAAAGCTTCATCTTTGATCTAAGAAGGAATGAAATGCAGTTTGGTTAACGCCAATTCTCAACTAAATCTCTCAGTCCAGCAATGATGGTGCCGTAATAACAGTGCCAATGTACCTGAGGTGAGAACCCAGTCAGGTGCTTTAAATGGCTGCTCACTCTGTTTGACTTCTTGATGATGGAGTGCATACTCAGCTTTGAGATCTTGTCAATGAGCCTGTCTTCATCGCCTTTGCGGTACTTCACCACTATAGACAACAGATGGTGCTGTTGAGTTATGGATCACACTCAGAGAAAATGCACAACCAGATAAAAGACATCCTAtcccacagacagacagatagaccgATATAACGTTAGAATGACAGGTATACCAAGATCCTTTCTCCTTTTGTATTCATTGATATTGACGTTGATCTCTTTGATTGACACCACAGCCTCGGCAAGCTGCTTCCTGTCGTGGTGCGACTCAGAAGTGGTGTTGAGCAGTTCCATCAGGAGCAGGGGGTACCGCATCACTCTCTGAACTGGCTTTATCAAGAAGGAACCCAGATTAATGTAGTTTGTCTTTCCCCTGTGACAGAACAAAAGGGTGAGAGAGGGAGATAAAGTGAAAAAGAGAGATTTATATGCTCATCTAGATAACATTCTTCATCCTCCTCTGACAGAAGACTGGGgtcactgaacacacacattgTTTTCATCCATCAATTACCCAATGGCTCACTGTCAACCACTTTAAAAAGGGTTACAGTAGACACAGTAGGCTACTAAGACATTCTAACAAAGACTGCACACTTTCTGACTGATGGGATGAAAACAGAGGAGATCCAAATCCAGAGATGAAGCATGATTTGGATGTTACGGAAAACTAATTTAGATTAAACATCATGAAGCAATAAcagtatgtttaaatagttGAACAACACATAAGTCActgcaattatatatattttttttgcctTTGACAAATAACACCACTGTTATATTGGTTTATTACTTAAAGTAACACATCATGAGCTGAGAGATTGTGTTAATAACCATTTCACATGCCAccaaaaagcattaaatcaactgcaaaaaaacaaaaacaaaaaaacttttaaaatatgaacCAATTTTCCCATTGGATCATATTCTGACTCAAAAGTCATTGTTTTGCACAACTTGCATCTAATTCGTAGAACTGGACAAAATTCAGATTAATCACGACCTTCTTTTggattatttcatttttgggtgaactatccctttaagaactggTTCTTTTAATAAATAGTTCAGATCAGTCTGAAACACTTCCCTGCACAATATATAGCATTAAAAGGGGCATATTTTCTTTCTATATGTAAGAAGCTGTAATCACAATGGGTATTTTAACTTAAATATACCCAGTGAATCAGAACTGAATATGGAAATCTGTTTCAATACCTAGCCCTACTCATTTGTGCACATTTAAGTCAGAATATGACTCAGAATTGACAAGGAAACGACCACAAAACACAAAGCACACACATAGAGCATACAAAGCACCCTGGTCACACAAGAACACAAGGAGAAAAGGGTTACGCAGGTTAATAAATGTCCAGCATGCAGTCAGGCGCTTCACATGCAGTTGCTTTAGAGTTGCGTTAAACTTACCACTCACGGTATATCCCTCTGTCAGGGGAGAagaagaaggagagagaggagagaaagGGAACAAAACACAGTGTTGTTTTAAACCTAATGAGTTTATCACATATAATGTTCTTGGTTTCACACAGCTTATTTCTAAAAGAAAAGTCACATTTTGCCATTATGCTGCATTGAACAAGAATGCAGCGGGCAAAAGGGCAAGACAAACATGAAACTGAAAAACTATTTGTGCGTGCCCTTGATTAATAAGCTGCTTGTTGCCGTGGCAACTCATGCCATGGGTGACCCGCTTCAGGAGAGCAGTAAGCCTCTGTGGGGCCTCCACTGGCCCCTCTCTGATCTCCCACTGAGAGCCAAAATCAAATGTCAGTCACAGTCTAGTGCATTCAAGTGTGGAagataaaagtaataaaagtcTCCAGACATTTTTCTTAAGGACCTTTTTAGAGgattatttctcttttttatggCTAGCTTTATTACAGTAACGTTCTGCCAGAGAATCAAAATGCTAGCAATTTCTCCAGTGGATTCAGAGTAATTTGGAATAAAGCTAAGCTGTAGTCTTGGCAAAGTGCACACACATTTCGCAAATGTCTCGATACTTGGGACAAACAACTCCATGTTCCCACTCCCCACTACAACATTTCTGGGACTTTTGGGAATATCTGGAGAATATTTCCTTGTATTCTCTGTTTGATCTGGCAAAATACCAGCAAATAGCAAGAACAAACTTAACTCTGTACTAGCAGGAAGTGACCTAGCTTAAAAGACATAGGTGGCAGGAAAAAGTGTACAATAAGAAACTCGTCAAGAAATGCAGTTGCCACAGTCAAATTGTGTAAGTTCAAATAAagtcttttaaatatataacgCTAAAGGAACAGGCTGGTAGTGATTGATGAAACACAGTGAAACCAACAAAGTGGTGAAACTAGGTGAGGCGCATTCCTCTCCCGCCATGCATTACTAATCCACAATAACAATGGAGAGACATAAAGCTTCTGTGTTATGCAAATagactatcgttcaaaagtatGGGGTCCGTAAGgtttttcaatgttttcaaaagtttcttatgctcaccaaggcggcatttatttgatcaaaaaaaaaaaaaaagtaatactgtgaaatattattacaatttaaaataaacaattttaatatattttaaattgtaatttattcctgccatggcaaagctgaattttcagcagccattactccagtcttcagtgtcacatgatccttcagaaatcatcctaaacttttgaacaatagtgtactTGCATCTAAAATAAGGAACATCCCATTTCTCTTAGACAGAGTATTCAATGCGGCATCTGACATATTAATCAGGCTATAGTATAATGTCATAAAAACTTCAAAAGCAGACAATGAAAAGGACAAAGATGTTTCCGGGCTTTGGAATACCACAGATGCCTTTAGTCATCCTATGTCTAATCAAATGAGTCGTGAAAAACAGACTGGTTCCTCAAGATCCTGAGCCACTGAGACATATCAATGATGACATGAGTAAGTCTTAGCCAGCACACCTTGTAGCATTGTCTTGATGCTGTATTACTATACAATTCTGTCAACGCCACATGACCGACAATCCCAGATACTGTTAAAACTGACAGATCATGtgtaatgttaaataacacac from Ctenopharyngodon idella isolate HZGC_01 chromosome 12, HZGC01, whole genome shotgun sequence carries:
- the dnmbp gene encoding dynamin-binding protein isoform X5; translated protein: MKGQVALGHPMPFAPVPWDFKTPPPKRGKSVEELVSEGWEKERCMQMLHFQQQQQLQQQPVMCPQDFRPVPGHWEHQAYLGQANGYRQQCWEYEDWDKFPYQEVPPQQFFYQSPEAVYQEPRMPQEWTGNHCFYQHREGLDYSEHRDFAQSPRSKEHPDHVTRYHSWESDEYYEDREPYSRRDRYAYSVDRENRDYYDKETDKYRDVDRRGRDYYDHKELDKYDRYNRRDKHYDSKHQEHYTRKNDRYRYREADHYDSRDNYQYERYDRREKGQSDDRKGDRYDRIHCEEGRRRGDSYQRRERDSLDRRDYERYAQRNGDYCDYKEKEKIRSDFRKDDYCDRRERTVDRELSKLDDKELYERKKDNHYDLKPRDRYDYRVNSQSEQKDHYELKERDSYQYREGDQYDSREKEDRNYWKDERYDSGVKDCYEDKGCESDPYDQKSRERYRDLRSNSVEQKPDSYSIDHSGGRHCKEWEKDVYHKQTLKERRSYEDPVKLTYENKDQYSDHLGSKKLDVEGHGRTRKPVYVGSLDRNSFYRKTAPSSLRKSEFATNRKKKQEMTLLASQPQSLESSPASAATAEDPEQRMLEKRLKVIEELLQTEHDYIKDLQMCVKEIILPLQKKQVQNIDFDGLFGNINSVIDLSRRLYKTLQDTDSIGQVFLDYKGELEEVYKIYCQNHDDAISLLETYEKDENIQKHVLECLEKLRGIYREWGKTNYINLGSFLIKPVQRVMRYPLLLMELLNTTSESHHDRKQLAEAVVSIKEINVNINEYKRRKDLVVKYRKGDEDRLIDKISKLSMHSIIKKSNRVSSHLKHLTGFSPQIKDEAFDEAEKRFRLQERLIKSFIRNISLYLQHIRESASVKVLAAISFCDIYTERQQQMDPERFQRAHRCISDKQFTEFKERTEDLVITPLNQLLSMFAGPHKLIQKRRDKLLDYDNCKERAERLKDKRVQEELQAARNNYEALNAQLLDELPKFHSAAEDLFTSCVRSFAQAQRDFVSLTLGELTPLLKLSGLGGTEGNLVSLFQEEHTRVLDLLQSFSFFPDNLPTTVRKPFEKKTLEKQNTKKQQGPPNYVLQTDEHRAGLLARYGPEKLFQAERNFNAAQDLDVSVLEGDIVGVIKQQDPMGSQNRWLIDNGVTKGFVYSSFLKPYNPRRSQSDVSIESQSSNESGYGGSSPMFSRQNSNSTLTFNQDTSTVSFSTVTATAPSQSHTRPNQETTLRKNREASSTNYSSANQRDSLDPTYRNSPNLKELSETASRNNRELPEPSYRKPTNHRDTLDSDQNTPTNHRDLPDFSETDSCSSINNSKNSRYESSSRYHDSRSSQQKQNGDYSEQQRRTQHPPEEYVDPEPEPEIDGHQIYYALYSFSARCANELSISANQRVRILEFQDMNGNQEWWLGEAGGRRGYVPSNYIRKSEYT
- the dnmbp gene encoding dynamin-binding protein isoform X6, giving the protein MTLLASQPQSLESSPASAATAEDPEQRMLEKRLKVIEELLQTEHDYIKDLQMCVKEIILPLQKKQVQNIDFDGLFGNINSVIDLSRRLYKTLQDTDSIGQVFLDYKGELEEVYKIYCQNHDDAISLLETYEKDENIQKHVLECLEKLRGIYREWGKTNYINLGSFLIKPVQRVMRYPLLLMELLNTTSESHHDRKQLAEAVVSIKEINVNINEYKRRKDLVVKYRKGDEDRLIDKISKLSMHSIIKKSNRVSSHLKHLTGFSPQIKDEAFDEAEKRFRLQERLIKSFIRNISLYLQHIRESASVKVLAAISFCDIYTERQQQMDPERFQRAHRCISDKQFTEFKERTEDLVITPLNQLLSMFAGPHKLIQKRRDKLLDYDNCKERAERLKDKRVQEELQAARNNYEALNAQLLDELPKFHSAAEDLFTSCVRSFAQAQRDFVSLTLGELTPLLKLSGLGGTEGNLVSLFQEEHTRVLDLLQSFSFFPDNLPTTVRKPFEKKTLEKQNTKKQQGPPNYVLQTDEHRAGLLARYGPEKLFQAERNFNAAQDLDVSVLEGDIVGVIKQQDPMGSQNRWLIDNGVTKGFVYSSFLKPYNPRRSQSDVSIESQSSNESGYGGSSPMFSRQNSNSTLTFNQDTSTVSFSTVTATAPSQSHTRPNQETTLRKNREASSTNYSSANQRDSLDPTYRNSPNLKELSETASRNNRELPEPSYRKPTNHRDTLDSDQNTPTNHRDLPDFSETDSCSSINNSKNSRYESSSRYHDSRSSQQKQNGDYSEQQRRTQHPPEEYVDPEPEPEIDGHQIYYALYSFSARCANELSISANQRVRILEFQDMNGNQEWWLGEAGGRRGYVPSNYIRKSEYT